TGCATCAAATTTCCACTGCCCTGATCTAGCCCAATCGCCAACCGTGCGTGCTGACTCAAGTTTGAAGAGCTTGCCCCATGCCACCGACATAAGCATGAAAGCACCCGTCCAAATCGCGGTGGAGGTAACTGCCGACTGCAGGCCAGCCACCAGCTTATTATCCCCTAAATATTTCTGATTATCCTCGATATGGAGCGGCGTTTCATTGGTTGCTGAAACAGGTCTGCTTTCTCGCTCTTTGTTCTTTCTGGCGTCTTTTTCAGCACGATGATATTCCTCAAACGCACCAAAGGCACCGAACATCAGAGCGATCACGCCATCTAGCTTCCAGCGTCCTTGTTTCCACCAATCACCAACCGTGTGTACGGTGGTTGCGTGTTTATAGAAAATCGAATTCGCGGTACGGATAATACCCGTGATGACCGCAGACACGGCAAAGTCCTTCACGAAGCCGCGCATAGCGGCATTCCACTTATCGGGCGATTCATCGCGCTGTGAACGGTTCTCTACCATCCCCGTATTATGTCAGATTGCGGGGTTTTCGAATGTGAAGATTTGATGAAGGATATGCCCTAAATATCGGCAAAAACGTGGGTTTCTTGCGCTGCACCAGGATGTGTGACAGCACCCTTTTCAGCCGTGCCGACCGTTTGGGCGTATTTCCAGAGCGCGCCAGAATTATAATCATGTCCGCGCGGCTTCCGCGCCGTGCGACGGCGGGCGAGTTCATTTTTATCGAGCGCGACATCGATCGTTCCCTTTACCGCATCAATCGTAATGACGTCACCATTCTTGAGCAACCCAATCGGCCCACCCACGGCGGCCTCTGGCCCAACATGGCCGATGCAGAAACCACGCGTGCCGCCACTGAAGCGACCATCGGTGATGAGCGCCACTTTCTCGCCCATGCCTTGCCCGTAAAGTGCCGCAGTGGTCGAGAGCATTTCGCGCATGCCTGGTCCGCCTTTAGGACCTTCATAGCGAATGACCAGTACTTCGCCTGCTTTGTATTTCTTGGCTTCTACCGCTTTGAACGCTTCTTCTTCGCAATCAAAGACGCGTGCAGGACCCGTGAACTTAAGTTGCTTGAGGCCCGCGACTTTCACAATCGCACCTTCAGGGGCGAGATTGCCTTTGAGCACCACCACACCGCCTTCTTTGCGGATCGGCTTCGTGTGCGGATAGACAACGTCTTGGTTTTTCGGGAACACAACGTGCTTGAGATTTTCTTTGATGGTCTTGCCCGTCACCGTCATGCAATCACCATGCAGATAGCCGCCATCAAGCAAGGTTTTCATCACAATCGCGACACCACCTGCTTCATACATATCCTTGGCGGTGTATTTACCGCCTGGCATGAGATCAGCCAAATATGGCGTGCGCTTGAATACGCGGCCTACGTCGTTCATGTCGAAATCAATACCCGCTTCGTGCGCCATCGCTGGCAAATGGAGCGCTGCATTGGTGGAACCACCCGTTGCAGCAACGACTGCCGCCGCATTCTCAAGTGATTTACGCGTGACAATGTCGCGCGGGCGAATTTTGAGTTTGAGCAAATTCATAATCGCGTGGCCAGAATCGAAACAGAACGCATCGCGCGATTCATACGGCGCAGGTGCGCCCGCAGAGCCAGGTAATGCAAGGCCGATTGCTTCACTCACGCAGGCCATAGTGTTTGCGGTGAATTGGCCACCACAAGAACCGCCCGAAGGGCACGCTACTTGTTCAAGCTCATGCAATTCCTCACCACTCATCTTGCCAGAGGCGTGTTTTCCAACGCCCTCAAACACATCGACCACGGTGACGTCTTTGCCTTTATGCTGTCCAGGAAGAATGGTGCCGCCATAAATAAATACCGAGGGAACATTGAGGCGAATCATCGCCATCATCAACCCTGGTAGTGACTTGTCGCACCCTGCGAGACCAACAAGCGCATCGTAACAATGGCCGCGCATGGTGAGTTCCACTGAGTCTGCGATCACCTCGCGCGATACGAGCGACGACTTCATGCCTTGATGCCCCATGGCGATGCCATCGGTCACGGTGATGCTGGTGAATTCGCGTGGCGTGCCACCTGCGGCTGCTACACCCTTTTTCACCGCCTGCGCTTGGCGCGACAGCGTGATGTTACAGGGCGCCGCTTCGTTCCATGTAGTCGCCACGCCAATCAGTGGTTGGTGGATTTGCTGCTCGCTTAGCCCCATCGCATAGAGATAGCTACGGTGCGGGGCACGCTCGGGCCCTTCCGTCACGTGGCGTGAAACGAGTGTAGATTTGCCGTATTTTTTGGTCATGATGAAGCTGCATAATAGAATTGCGGGGTCCGAGCAAGCCTAACCGCGCTTAGCCGCGTAGTTGTGCCATTAAATCTGTATCGCCCCAATAATACGCGTAATCATAGGGGCTCAGGCCGCCTGCACCACGCATCAATGGGTCAGCGCCGCGCGCCAACAACAACCGTGCGGTTTGTAATGCACCGTGACGTAACGCAACAATCAATGCTGAATCGCCCTCAGCATTCGTGAGGTTCACATCGCGACGGCCATTGGCAAGCATGGCACGTACCGCGTTAACATCATTACGCGCCACAGCGAGCAGGAATATGTTGTCATAGGCTTGGCCACTGCGTGCGACATGCAAATGGCGGTTAGCGTTGGTGTAGCTATCACGATAAATCGTCGGTGGCAGCACTTGGCGGCGATAGTTGAAGGTCGTTTCTTTGGGCTTATAGCTTGGCTTAAGCACGTCTTCCCATGTTGGACGCTTGGGTTTTTTGGCGGCAGCCTTGATTTCGGGAATCGCCGTCGCCACTAAGCTGCCACCTGTTGGCGGCATGGGCAACGCGAGTGGTGGTGGCGTTTGTTCTGCACTTGCGACAGGGCCAATCGAAAGTGGTGGTGGTTTAACCGTGTAGAGTGTGGGCTCTGGCGCCTTTCGCTTTGGTAAATCTGCGGGCGCCGCGTTAGTGATCTCTTGCGCTTCTTCGACGGGCTCTTCTTTTTCTTCTGCCGCCACTTCCGATGCGTCAGGTTTTGCCATTAAGGCTTCGGTGCCAGGGATCGCAAGCGGGGGTGGTGCGTCTGCACTTGGTGCTTTGGGCAAAGCGGGTATTTTGTTCGCCGTAGGTGTGCTGACAGCCTCGCCCGAACCCGGTATCGGGGGCAAGGAAAAAGTGGGGGCCTGTGCATACGCTGGTATCCACAAACCCCACGCAAGAATCGTCACTAACCTAAGGGTATTTTGCATAAATCTCAATCTGTTGAGAATGAATGCTGATTGCATGGATGAACTTACCGCATTCTTCATGCAGCGCACGAGCTTTATGCTATATCATCATTTAATTTCGATGATTATGTTATTGATGTTGCGCAACGAACACATCGTGGCAATGCGGTTGCGACATTGTGGATAAGCTGTGCATAAGCGGACGCGCGAATCACAGGCTTTCATGCAGCTATAAGAGGGGGAAAAGAAAAACGTTTAGACGTTTTTGGTCAGGGCAACGATGCGCTTGATTTCGCGATCAACCAAACGCTCGACCATCTGTGGCAAGTTACCATCCAGCCATTCTTTGAGCATTGGCTTGAGGGCTTCAATCACCAAATCTTCTACCGTTGCACCTGAACGGAACTGTGCCGAAGGAAGCGGCTGATAGACATGCTCAGCAGCGCCTGGGGTTTCAAGTAGCGCTTTGATGGAAGCGGCAGCCGTTTCAACAGCAGCATTCGAAACCAACCCCTCATTCGAAAAGCCCATGGTAGGCGCTGGCTCGGCAGATTCTTGCTGAATCGTGGTCTCTGGCGATGCTGGCATTGCCATAATGTCGTCAATCGACATTGACTCCATCGCCGCGGATACGGTTTCTTCTGGGGCGGAGGCTGGTTGTGTAATCATGTCGGTCAATTCAAGCACATCTGAACCTGACGCTGGTGGCTCGGAAACCGCAGTTTCCCCTTCATCCGCGATGATTCGCTTGATGGATTGGAGGATTTCCTCCATCGACTGATCTTGTTCTTTGGCCGACATTCGCTACCTGAAATGGGTCACTACTTTTGACACTTAACCGTGTAGGGTTTTGTCTGGCAAGAAGAATTGCGTGATTATCCCGTTATCTGTGCAGGTTGTTTGTAAGCGTGACTTTTAGAAGCCAACTTTAGAAACCGATGGGTTGCCATTTAATGGCGTCGTAATTCTCGTTGGGATCGTAGCTTGCTACATCCAGCTCCAACGCTTCAGGGCTCAACGCGCCCATGGTCACTAGGAGATTGTAAGTTGCGACGGTCTTATCACGCTGCGCACGGACGAGATTGGTGCGGGCGGTGAACAGCTCTTGCTCAGCATCAAGCACATCCAGCACGGTGCGCGCACCATATTCCTGCTCTTGCTTCACACCATCCAATGCAATTTCGGCGGCTTTAATCTGGTCTTCGCGCTCCGCGATGGTGGCGATACTTGTCTCGAGCGCTTCCCATGCACGAGTTACGGATTCTTCAACCGAAAGCTCGGTATCCATCGCCGTGTGTTTGCTTTGACGCGCGATCGCTTTTGCTTCGCGCACGCGTGACCATTCCGCACCCGACTGATAGAGCGGGATTTGAACATTCACGGTCAACTTATCTTGATCGAAGGTGCTATTGCCGCCAACGCCTGCACCTTTTTGCTCACTCATCGACCCTACGAGTGAAACGCGTGGTAGC
This sequence is a window from Alphaproteobacteria bacterium. Protein-coding genes within it:
- the ilvD gene encoding dihydroxy-acid dehydratase, whose translation is MTKKYGKSTLVSRHVTEGPERAPHRSYLYAMGLSEQQIHQPLIGVATTWNEAAPCNITLSRQAQAVKKGVAAAGGTPREFTSITVTDGIAMGHQGMKSSLVSREVIADSVELTMRGHCYDALVGLAGCDKSLPGLMMAMIRLNVPSVFIYGGTILPGQHKGKDVTVVDVFEGVGKHASGKMSGEELHELEQVACPSGGSCGGQFTANTMACVSEAIGLALPGSAGAPAPYESRDAFCFDSGHAIMNLLKLKIRPRDIVTRKSLENAAAVVAATGGSTNAALHLPAMAHEAGIDFDMNDVGRVFKRTPYLADLMPGGKYTAKDMYEAGGVAIVMKTLLDGGYLHGDCMTVTGKTIKENLKHVVFPKNQDVVYPHTKPIRKEGGVVVLKGNLAPEGAIVKVAGLKQLKFTGPARVFDCEEEAFKAVEAKKYKAGEVLVIRYEGPKGGPGMREMLSTTAALYGQGMGEKVALITDGRFSGGTRGFCIGHVGPEAAVGGPIGLLKNGDVITIDAVKGTIDVALDKNELARRRTARKPRGHDYNSGALWKYAQTVGTAEKGAVTHPGAAQETHVFADI
- a CDS encoding ankyrin repeat domain-containing protein; translation: MPPTGGSLVATAIPEIKAAAKKPKRPTWEDVLKPSYKPKETTFNYRRQVLPPTIYRDSYTNANRHLHVARSGQAYDNIFLLAVARNDVNAVRAMLANGRRDVNLTNAEGDSALIVALRHGALQTARLLLARGADPLMRGAGGLSPYDYAYYWGDTDLMAQLRG
- a CDS encoding DUF2497 domain-containing protein, with protein sequence MSAKEQDQSMEEILQSIKRIIADEGETAVSEPPASGSDVLELTDMITQPASAPEETVSAAMESMSIDDIMAMPASPETTIQQESAEPAPTMGFSNEGLVSNAAVETAAASIKALLETPGAAEHVYQPLPSAQFRSGATVEDLVIEALKPMLKEWLDGNLPQMVERLVDREIKRIVALTKNV